The Stratiformator vulcanicus genome has a segment encoding these proteins:
- a CDS encoding ZIP family metal transporter — MDHWSVAVIYGATIAVLSFCGGALPSFVRISHTRMQIIMSAVGGLMLGVALFQLWPHSFALIGRADRVGIGVACGLVTLFVLMRAFHFHTHEIAVDDTEDPHAHDHDGGLEGHHCDPRALSDSSWAGMLFGLSVHSLIDGVALGAAVRAASGSAVWMAALGTFIAIAAHKPLDALSIRSLMLASGRSAKSQLIVNLLYAVICPLGAFAFLAGVTSNGETTQLVTGYALAFSAGVFLCISLSDVLPELEFHSHDRIKLTLALIGGVLVAYAIEYFAHGSHAAGASAEVVFGA; from the coding sequence ATGGACCATTGGAGTGTCGCCGTCATTTACGGCGCGACGATCGCCGTGCTGTCGTTCTGTGGCGGAGCGCTGCCGAGCTTTGTCCGCATTTCGCACACGCGAATGCAGATCATCATGAGCGCGGTGGGCGGGCTGATGCTCGGGGTCGCATTGTTCCAGCTTTGGCCGCATTCGTTTGCCCTGATCGGTCGGGCCGACCGCGTGGGGATTGGTGTCGCGTGCGGACTAGTGACGCTGTTCGTGCTGATGCGGGCGTTTCACTTTCACACGCACGAAATCGCGGTTGACGATACCGAAGACCCGCACGCCCACGATCACGATGGCGGGCTGGAGGGCCACCATTGCGATCCGCGGGCCCTGTCTGACAGTTCGTGGGCGGGCATGCTGTTCGGGCTGTCGGTCCATTCGCTGATTGATGGCGTCGCCCTTGGCGCAGCGGTCCGGGCGGCCTCCGGCAGCGCGGTCTGGATGGCCGCGCTGGGAACGTTCATCGCCATCGCAGCCCACAAGCCGCTCGACGCGCTGTCGATCCGCTCGCTGATGCTGGCCTCCGGGCGATCGGCAAAATCACAATTGATCGTGAACCTGCTGTATGCCGTGATTTGTCCTCTTGGTGCGTTCGCGTTTCTGGCGGGGGTGACATCGAACGGCGAGACGACGCAGCTCGTCACCGGGTACGCCCTTGCCTTCAGCGCGGGGGTGTTCCTGTGCATCTCCCTGAGCGATGTCCTGCCCGAACTGGAGTTTCACAGCCACGACCGCATCAAACTGACCCTCGCGCTCATCGGGGGTGTGCTGGTGGCGTACGCGATCGAATACTTCGCCCACGGCTCGCACGCGGCGGGGGCATCGGCCGAGGTCGTGTTCGGGGCATGA
- the hrpA gene encoding ATP-dependent RNA helicase HrpA → MSDTTDELEEFQRQIAEAMPGDRGRLRGKLRSMKKAQSAGKPFDRNLKRFSRDLKRSVELRTKRVESKPQIKFGDDLPVLERREEIAQAIRENQVVVICGETGSGKSTQLPKICLDMGRGVDGMIGHTQPRRIAARSVATRIAEEMSVPVGDAVGFKVRFADATKPSTYIKLMTDGILLAESQGDRLLNQYDTLIIDEAHERSLNIDFLLGYLKSLLPKRPELKVIITSATIDAERFAEHFSTDGKPAPVVEVSGRTYPVEVRYRPPVSDSEDNAEPDPTENMLEAVEEVCREGNGDVLVFMPTERDIRDAAKRLRGKTLPGDYSGATTEILPLYGRLSAAEQSRVFQTHPHRRIVIATNVAESSLTVPHIRYVVDTGTARISRYSSRSGVQRLPIEAVSKASADQRKGRCGRVGPGVCVRLYSEEDYENREDYTQPEILRTNLASVILQLKMLGLGDVESFPFLESPKPGAIRNGYATLYELGALDAENQITDIGRTLGKLPVDPRIGRMVLAGNDERCLHEILIIAAALEIQDPRERPVDKQQAADQQHEKFADTDSDFISYLKLWEFYHKLKDDLSKSRLRRACQKNFLSYNRLREWTDVFRQLRELADECGCKKSSKREDYDAIHRALLTGLLTNVALKQDKERKNEYQSAGGHTVWLWPGSGLIEKKPKWVVSAEQIETAKRYARVCARINPAWIEPIAGDLVKKSHSDPYWDAEQGTVFCNERVTLLGLPIIPRRRVRFGPIDMPAARTLFVQHGLVEEELEAELSFIVQNRKLRAEAEEQVSKSRRVELLRGEADRFQFYDERLPHDVFDLASLHKWWKKAAENEKARLSMRRSDVIAEESDEPSLEAFPDGLTIAQVRLPLEYHLEPGAEEDGVTLVVPRGMLGQVPPNRLGWLVPGLVTEKVEALTRTLPKSLRTRFVPVPETAKEVVGRLKFGHGNFEDLVAKELTRLSGEPIAAPQFDADRLPTHLRMNVRVVDAEGNTIATGRDIAALQRGPSLNATEQPKQSGQPVRDAKWHRDGLTQWDFGPLPPTVTTSHGDFELQAFPTLIDRGDRVDLRLAETPQEAAATIRAGLRRLFLLKHGKRVRGQVDHLPNVDRHLMTLSPFAKAGEVRRQLEELIADRAFFAESGIPRDEQQFAQRADLARERLGVAAQEVGTVFAAICAGLPDTRKPLDKQCPPMLAPAVDDMQRQLKELFEGDFLLNTPWAWLQQFPRYLQGIRARHARLQGGGLSRDQKMFEQLRPYLKKFAGLSSNVSKHSAIPGPLVQFRWMLEEFRISLFAQQLGTAIKISAARLDEQFEAARRSVG, encoded by the coding sequence ATGTCCGATACCACTGACGAACTCGAAGAATTTCAGCGTCAAATCGCCGAGGCAATGCCCGGTGATCGCGGTCGGCTGCGCGGCAAACTGCGGTCGATGAAGAAGGCCCAGTCGGCGGGGAAACCCTTCGATCGCAACCTCAAGCGATTTTCCCGCGACCTCAAGCGCAGCGTCGAACTGCGGACCAAGCGGGTCGAGTCGAAACCGCAGATCAAGTTCGGTGACGACCTCCCGGTCCTGGAGCGACGCGAAGAGATCGCGCAGGCCATTCGCGAAAATCAGGTCGTCGTGATCTGCGGCGAGACAGGCTCCGGTAAGTCGACGCAGCTCCCGAAGATCTGCCTCGACATGGGACGCGGCGTCGACGGCATGATCGGCCACACGCAGCCGCGGCGGATTGCGGCGCGATCGGTTGCAACTCGCATCGCAGAAGAAATGAGCGTCCCCGTTGGCGACGCGGTGGGCTTTAAGGTCCGCTTCGCCGATGCGACCAAACCGTCGACTTACATCAAGCTGATGACCGACGGCATTTTGCTCGCCGAGTCTCAGGGGGACCGGCTGCTCAACCAGTACGACACGCTGATCATCGACGAAGCCCACGAGCGGTCGCTCAATATTGATTTTCTGCTCGGCTATTTGAAGTCGCTGTTGCCAAAGCGGCCCGAGCTGAAGGTGATTATCACCTCAGCCACGATCGACGCCGAGCGTTTTGCGGAACACTTCAGCACCGACGGCAAGCCGGCGCCCGTCGTTGAGGTCTCGGGACGGACCTATCCGGTCGAGGTTCGCTATCGGCCACCGGTCTCCGACAGCGAAGACAATGCCGAGCCTGATCCGACGGAGAACATGCTCGAAGCCGTTGAGGAGGTTTGCCGCGAAGGGAACGGCGACGTGCTGGTTTTTATGCCGACGGAGCGCGACATCCGCGATGCGGCCAAACGCCTGCGTGGGAAAACACTGCCGGGGGACTATTCCGGCGCGACGACCGAAATTCTACCGCTCTATGGACGACTCTCCGCGGCCGAGCAGAGCCGGGTGTTCCAGACACATCCGCACCGGCGGATCGTGATCGCCACGAATGTTGCCGAAAGTTCGCTGACGGTGCCGCACATCCGATATGTCGTTGACACGGGGACGGCGAGGATCAGTAGGTACAGTTCGCGGTCGGGTGTGCAGCGGCTGCCGATCGAGGCGGTCTCCAAGGCATCGGCCGACCAGAGGAAGGGCCGCTGCGGCCGTGTCGGGCCGGGCGTCTGCGTCCGGTTGTACTCCGAGGAAGACTATGAGAACCGCGAGGACTATACGCAGCCGGAGATTCTGCGAACGAACCTCGCGTCGGTGATTTTGCAGCTGAAGATGCTCGGGCTCGGCGACGTCGAGAGCTTTCCGTTTCTCGAGTCACCGAAGCCGGGCGCGATTCGCAACGGATATGCGACGTTGTACGAACTCGGCGCCCTCGACGCCGAAAACCAGATCACCGACATCGGCCGGACCCTCGGCAAATTGCCGGTCGATCCGCGAATCGGGCGGATGGTCCTCGCCGGCAACGACGAACGCTGTCTGCACGAGATATTGATCATCGCCGCGGCTTTGGAGATTCAAGACCCGCGGGAGCGCCCTGTCGACAAGCAACAGGCCGCCGATCAGCAGCATGAGAAGTTCGCGGACACCGACTCCGATTTCATCAGCTATCTGAAGCTGTGGGAGTTTTATCACAAGCTTAAAGACGACCTTTCAAAGTCGAGGCTTCGGCGGGCCTGCCAGAAGAATTTCCTTTCTTATAACCGCCTCCGCGAGTGGACCGACGTCTTTCGCCAATTGCGAGAACTGGCGGACGAGTGTGGCTGCAAAAAGAGTTCGAAGCGGGAGGACTACGATGCGATCCATCGCGCTTTGCTAACCGGACTACTTACGAACGTCGCCCTTAAACAGGACAAGGAACGCAAGAACGAATATCAGTCCGCGGGCGGGCATACCGTCTGGCTGTGGCCGGGTTCGGGGTTGATCGAGAAGAAACCCAAGTGGGTCGTCTCGGCAGAACAAATTGAAACGGCGAAACGTTACGCCCGTGTTTGTGCCCGCATTAATCCGGCGTGGATCGAACCGATCGCTGGCGACCTCGTTAAGAAGTCGCACAGTGACCCGTATTGGGACGCGGAGCAGGGGACCGTGTTCTGTAACGAGCGGGTCACGCTGCTCGGCCTGCCGATCATTCCGCGGAGACGGGTCCGCTTCGGCCCGATCGACATGCCCGCGGCCCGAACCCTCTTCGTTCAGCACGGGCTCGTCGAAGAGGAACTCGAAGCCGAGCTGTCGTTCATTGTGCAGAACAGGAAACTGCGGGCCGAAGCCGAGGAGCAGGTGTCGAAGTCGCGGCGGGTCGAATTGCTTCGCGGTGAGGCGGACCGCTTTCAGTTCTACGATGAGCGGCTGCCGCATGACGTGTTCGATCTCGCCTCGCTGCACAAGTGGTGGAAGAAGGCGGCGGAGAACGAGAAGGCCCGGCTTTCAATGCGGCGGAGTGATGTCATCGCCGAGGAGAGCGACGAACCTTCGCTGGAGGCGTTTCCCGATGGGCTCACGATCGCACAGGTCCGCCTCCCGCTGGAATATCACTTGGAGCCGGGGGCTGAAGAAGACGGCGTGACGCTCGTCGTGCCGCGGGGGATGCTCGGGCAGGTACCGCCGAACCGGCTCGGCTGGCTCGTCCCCGGCCTTGTGACAGAGAAGGTCGAAGCGCTGACCCGCACACTGCCAAAGTCATTGCGGACGCGATTCGTCCCGGTGCCGGAGACCGCGAAGGAAGTCGTTGGTCGGCTCAAATTCGGTCACGGCAACTTCGAGGACCTCGTCGCAAAAGAGCTGACGCGACTCTCCGGTGAACCGATCGCCGCGCCGCAATTCGATGCGGATCGATTGCCGACGCACCTGCGGATGAACGTCCGCGTCGTCGATGCGGAGGGCAACACGATTGCGACGGGGCGGGACATTGCCGCGTTGCAGCGCGGCCCGTCACTGAATGCGACCGAGCAACCGAAGCAATCGGGGCAGCCGGTTCGTGATGCGAAGTGGCACCGCGACGGGCTGACTCAGTGGGACTTCGGGCCGCTGCCGCCGACGGTGACAACGTCACATGGCGACTTCGAATTGCAGGCGTTTCCGACATTAATTGACCGCGGCGATCGAGTTGATCTGCGTCTCGCCGAGACGCCGCAGGAAGCCGCGGCAACGATTCGGGCTGGGTTGCGGCGGCTGTTCCTACTTAAACACGGCAAACGGGTCCGGGGACAGGTCGACCATCTACCGAACGTCGATCGGCACTTAATGACACTTTCGCCTTTCGCGAAGGCGGGCGAAGTCCGGCGGCAATTGGAAGAATTAATTGCCGATCGCGCCTTCTTCGCCGAGTCGGGAATTCCGCGGGACGAGCAGCAGTTTGCTCAGCGTGCGGATCTCGCTCGGGAACGGCTCGGGGTTGCCGCACAGGAAGTCGGCACGGTCTTCGCGGCGATTTGCGCCGGCCTGCCGGACACTCGCAAGCCGCTTGATAAGCAGTGCCCGCCGATGCTCGCTCCTGCGGTCGACGACATGCAGCGGCAGCTCAAAGAACTATTCGAGGGAGACTTTTTGCTCAATACGCCTTGGGCATGGTTGCAGCAGTTCCCGCGATATTTGCAGGGAATCCGAGCAAGACACGCACGGCTGCAAGGTGGCGGACTGTCCCGCGATCAGAAGATGTTCGAGCAATTAAGGCCTTACTTAAAAAAATTCGCCGGCCTCAGCTCGAATGTCTCAAAGCATTCGGCGATACCGGGCCCGTTGGTGCAGTTTCGCTGGATGCTCGAAGAGTTTCGCATTTCGCTATTTGCGCAGCAACTAGGAACTGCGATTAAGATTTCGGCGGCCCGGCTCGATGAGCAATTTGAAGCGGCGAGGCGAAGTGTGGGGTAG
- the rpoD gene encoding RNA polymerase sigma factor RpoD encodes MHRLDDTLDQLIDTAKEQGFLTYTQVNAYLPDEALNPEKLDNLLMCLEELEMEIMTEREAGLPEEVKKKKSTRKPRDLAAEEATRKIDDPVRMYLTQMGEIPLLTREEEISLAKKIEVTRKRFRRALLESDYAMQTAIDILKKVHNSELPFDRTIKVSMTEGLEKEQITGRMPHNLTTLDVLYQKNLADFAVIMDPETPKAERQEAQAQLTVRRRKMTTLVEELSLRTQRLQPCLRRMEQISQRMQELVARIKSLRNLKSAKDEKANLQKELDDLMRMTLETPETIKHRVELVDVRFQSYEQAMRDLSGGNLRLVVSIAKKYRNRGLSFLDLIQEGNTGLMRAVDKYEYRRGYKFSTYATWWIRQAITRAIADQARTIRIPVHMIETMSKLRKVAKALLQENGREPTVEETAEAAEVSIEEARRVMKIHRQPISLDRPVGESEDSYFGDFIEDHSSDSPVNAATQEMLKDKIDSVLKTLTYREREIIKLRYGLGDGYTYTLEEVGRIFKVTRERVRQIEAKAVRKLQHPVRSKQLKGFLDGIAAAVTASN; translated from the coding sequence GTGCACCGCCTTGACGACACACTTGACCAGCTCATCGACACTGCCAAAGAGCAGGGTTTTTTGACCTATACCCAGGTCAATGCCTACCTGCCCGATGAAGCATTGAATCCAGAAAAGCTCGATAACCTCCTGATGTGTTTGGAGGAACTCGAGATGGAAATCATGACCGAGCGGGAGGCCGGTCTCCCCGAAGAGGTCAAGAAAAAGAAGTCGACGCGCAAGCCGCGCGACCTCGCCGCCGAAGAGGCGACGCGAAAGATCGACGACCCCGTGCGGATGTATCTGACGCAGATGGGCGAAATCCCGCTGCTGACCCGCGAAGAGGAAATCTCGCTCGCCAAGAAGATCGAAGTCACCCGCAAGCGGTTCCGCCGGGCGCTCCTGGAGAGCGACTACGCGATGCAGACCGCGATCGACATTTTGAAGAAAGTACACAACTCGGAATTACCTTTTGACAGAACCATCAAGGTCAGCATGACCGAGGGACTGGAAAAAGAGCAGATTACCGGCCGGATGCCGCACAATCTGACCACGCTCGACGTGCTCTATCAGAAGAACCTCGCCGACTTCGCGGTCATCATGGACCCCGAAACGCCCAAGGCGGAGCGGCAGGAGGCTCAAGCCCAGTTGACCGTGCGTCGCCGCAAGATGACCACGCTGGTCGAAGAATTAAGCCTGCGAACCCAACGGCTGCAGCCGTGTCTGCGTCGGATGGAGCAGATCTCGCAGCGGATGCAGGAACTGGTCGCCCGCATCAAGAGCCTGCGAAATCTCAAGAGCGCCAAAGACGAGAAGGCCAATCTGCAGAAAGAACTCGACGACCTGATGCGGATGACGCTCGAAACGCCCGAGACGATCAAGCATCGCGTCGAACTTGTCGACGTTCGCTTTCAGTCGTACGAGCAGGCGATGCGAGACCTTTCGGGCGGTAACCTCCGACTCGTCGTCTCGATCGCCAAGAAGTACCGCAACCGCGGGCTGTCGTTCCTCGACCTCATCCAGGAAGGCAACACCGGCCTGATGCGTGCGGTCGACAAATACGAGTACCGCCGCGGTTACAAGTTCAGCACCTACGCGACATGGTGGATTCGCCAGGCGATCACGCGAGCCATCGCCGACCAGGCCCGTACAATCCGCATCCCGGTCCACATGATCGAGACGATGTCGAAACTGCGGAAGGTCGCCAAGGCCCTGCTGCAGGAGAACGGACGCGAGCCGACCGTCGAAGAGACCGCCGAAGCGGCCGAGGTCAGCATCGAAGAAGCTCGCCGGGTGATGAAGATTCACCGGCAGCCGATCAGCCTCGACCGACCGGTCGGCGAGTCGGAAGACAGCTACTTCGGCGACTTCATCGAAGACCACTCTTCCGACAGCCCCGTTAACGCGGCGACTCAGGAGATGCTCAAAGACAAGATCGACAGCGTGCTCAAAACGTTGACGTATCGCGAGAGGGAAATCATCAAGCTGCGTTACGGCCTTGGCGACGGCTACACCTACACGCTCGAAGAGGTCGGCCGCATCTTCAAGGTTACCCGCGAGCGTGTGCGGCAGATTGAGGCGAAAGCCGTTCGCAAGCTGCAGCATCCTGTCAGAAGCAAGCAGCTCAAGGGCTTTCTCGACGGCATCGCAGCCGCTGTGACAGCTTCGAACTGA
- the dnaG gene encoding DNA primase: MSSSDEFKELVRSRTSIVEVVGDSVTLSPRRGGAEYVGLCPFHDDHNPSMHVYPDRQSFRCWVCDEGGDVFSFVMKHDGLDFRQTLEQLAERAGLEMPKRSAGYSNNSSGTGSSDKNRLFAAAAWAEREMHQCFLTGAEGRIARDYCAGRGITSEMIDRFKIGYHPNDWSWLLDRAKGNFTHEELFAARLVREKSQGNGYRDDFVGRLMFPIRDERGRAVAFGGRVLPGQDYGPAGDAKYLNSPEGVLFKKSQLLYALDAARDAIRASRPKTALVMEGYTDCIAAHQAGYQNAVAPLGTSLTEQHVSVLKRFAERVVLVFDGDDAGLSAAHRALEKFLAQDVDLRILTLPEGLDPADFLAKDDVDKSFKSLIEQAPDALQFRLNEARRTHGLDTALGRTRIADDVLSTLAAAGNPDPGRVNGILSKLSDLLMIGDGELRTQLSRLRGNQPTPRGGSGRPHFEAKSYSRHERVERDLLGAVMMFPEHFGYVAGEIGSDDFQSEPMARLFDYCRDVSEIHGPPAYDLLISKAQPDLVSLIVSIDSEIRTKTLSGPTERSTPGSNNPRPEFLSRAVELIKRRRQDQTFERSRGQIAQKRAEDGDVLDDQMKQLLRRAHETISVRHVRN; the protein is encoded by the coding sequence GTGTCGTCGTCGGATGAATTTAAAGAGCTGGTCCGTTCCCGGACCAGTATTGTCGAGGTGGTCGGTGATTCGGTCACGCTGTCGCCGCGGCGCGGTGGAGCCGAATATGTCGGGCTCTGTCCGTTTCACGACGACCACAATCCTTCGATGCACGTCTATCCCGATCGGCAAAGCTTTCGCTGCTGGGTGTGCGATGAGGGGGGCGACGTCTTCAGCTTCGTGATGAAGCATGACGGGCTCGACTTCCGCCAGACGCTCGAACAACTGGCTGAGCGAGCCGGGCTGGAGATGCCCAAGCGGTCGGCTGGCTACAGCAACAACTCGTCCGGGACCGGCTCCTCCGACAAGAATCGCCTGTTCGCTGCTGCGGCCTGGGCCGAGCGCGAGATGCATCAGTGCTTCCTGACCGGGGCTGAAGGCCGAATCGCCCGAGATTACTGCGCGGGCCGCGGCATCACGTCGGAGATGATCGACCGATTCAAGATCGGTTATCACCCCAATGATTGGTCGTGGCTGCTCGACCGGGCGAAGGGTAACTTCACACACGAGGAGCTATTCGCGGCCCGACTGGTGCGTGAAAAGAGCCAAGGGAACGGTTATCGGGATGATTTCGTCGGTCGGCTGATGTTTCCGATTCGCGACGAACGGGGGCGCGCCGTTGCATTTGGGGGACGTGTCCTGCCCGGTCAGGACTACGGTCCGGCCGGGGATGCAAAATATCTCAACAGCCCGGAAGGGGTTCTGTTCAAGAAGAGTCAACTCCTCTACGCACTCGATGCCGCTCGCGATGCGATTCGGGCATCTCGGCCGAAAACGGCGCTAGTGATGGAAGGCTACACGGACTGCATCGCGGCCCATCAGGCTGGCTATCAAAATGCGGTCGCACCGCTGGGCACCTCACTGACAGAGCAGCACGTTTCTGTGCTGAAACGTTTCGCCGAGCGGGTCGTGCTGGTCTTCGACGGAGACGACGCGGGGCTGAGTGCGGCCCATCGCGCTTTGGAAAAATTTCTAGCCCAGGATGTCGATCTTCGCATTCTCACGCTCCCTGAGGGACTAGACCCGGCCGATTTTCTTGCGAAAGATGATGTAGACAAGTCGTTTAAGTCGCTAATCGAACAAGCACCGGATGCATTGCAGTTCCGGCTCAACGAGGCGCGGCGAACTCACGGGCTGGATACCGCTCTCGGTCGGACACGCATCGCAGACGACGTGCTGTCGACGTTGGCGGCTGCCGGCAATCCCGACCCCGGTCGGGTGAACGGAATACTGAGCAAACTGTCTGATCTGTTGATGATCGGTGATGGCGAACTGCGAACCCAGTTATCACGGCTGCGAGGCAATCAGCCGACGCCGCGTGGTGGCTCGGGGCGACCTCATTTCGAAGCGAAAAGTTATTCGCGTCACGAACGCGTGGAGCGAGATTTGCTTGGCGCTGTGATGATGTTTCCGGAACACTTTGGTTACGTTGCCGGCGAGATCGGCAGCGATGATTTTCAGTCCGAGCCGATGGCTCGATTGTTTGACTATTGCCGCGATGTGTCGGAAATCCACGGCCCACCGGCGTACGATTTGCTGATCAGCAAAGCACAACCTGATCTCGTGAGTTTGATCGTTTCGATTGACTCTGAGATACGAACGAAGACACTGTCCGGCCCGACCGAACGGTCGACCCCCGGCAGTAATAACCCCCGCCCCGAGTTCCTGAGTCGCGCGGTCGAATTGATCAAGAGACGCCGACAGGACCAAACGTTTGAGCGATCCCGCGGGCAGATCGCGCAAAAACGGGCTGAAGACGGAGATGTTCTCGACGACCAGATGAAGCAACTGCTGCGTCGAGCACACGAAACGATTTCCGTCCGTCATGTCCGCAATTAA
- a CDS encoding 3-dehydroquinate synthase codes for MSDPVFDAPQIDVSFSVPFQHRLRFTADVLGSDEHVLLDLLEGSEGKTPRVQFWVDEDVAAANPGLEQRLELFGERHSDRVIATGNVQFVPGGEAVKNDIHILERMLKCMNAADLDRRSYVVVIGGGAVLDAVGFAAAIAHRGIRLIRLPTTTLAQGDSGVGVKNSVNLFRQKNWIGTFAVPWAVINDEALLSTLPDREFVAGFSEAVKVSLLKDAAFFDRVCEGAAAIRERDMEVARPIIRDSAVWHLKHITRGGDPFEALEARPLDYGHWSAHKLEVMTDFAVSHGEAVGIGVAIDTVYSSLKHGLSETDANRVLDCLQDLGLPLSHPMLSETGLLFEGLEQFRQHLGGRLTITMLDGVGRPINVHEIDRGAMTEAIERVRVVAGGSKVHAR; via the coding sequence ATGAGCGACCCCGTTTTCGACGCGCCGCAAATCGACGTTTCGTTCTCCGTTCCTTTCCAGCATCGCCTCCGATTCACCGCGGACGTGCTCGGCAGCGACGAGCACGTACTGCTCGATCTGCTCGAAGGTTCTGAAGGTAAGACGCCACGTGTGCAGTTCTGGGTCGATGAAGACGTTGCTGCGGCCAATCCCGGGTTGGAGCAGAGACTCGAATTGTTCGGCGAACGGCACAGCGATCGAGTCATCGCCACCGGCAATGTGCAATTCGTCCCTGGGGGCGAGGCGGTTAAGAATGACATTCACATTCTGGAGCGGATGCTCAAGTGCATGAACGCCGCTGACCTCGATCGGCGGAGCTACGTCGTGGTCATCGGCGGCGGGGCGGTGCTCGACGCCGTCGGCTTCGCGGCGGCCATCGCGCACCGTGGGATCCGGCTGATTCGCCTGCCTACGACAACCCTCGCCCAAGGCGACTCGGGCGTCGGTGTGAAGAACAGCGTCAACCTGTTCCGGCAGAAAAATTGGATCGGCACCTTCGCGGTGCCATGGGCTGTGATCAACGATGAAGCCCTGTTGAGCACGCTGCCCGACCGCGAATTCGTCGCCGGGTTCTCGGAGGCGGTGAAGGTCTCCCTGCTCAAAGATGCCGCGTTCTTCGATCGGGTTTGCGAGGGAGCTGCAGCAATCCGCGAGCGGGACATGGAGGTGGCGCGGCCGATCATCCGCGACTCAGCCGTGTGGCACCTCAAGCACATCACCCGTGGCGGCGACCCCTTTGAAGCCCTCGAAGCCCGGCCGCTCGACTACGGGCACTGGTCGGCCCACAAGCTCGAAGTGATGACCGACTTCGCCGTCAGCCACGGCGAAGCGGTCGGTATCGGCGTCGCGATTGACACGGTCTATTCGTCGCTCAAGCACGGCCTGAGCGAGACCGATGCGAATCGCGTCCTCGACTGCCTCCAGGACCTCGGCCTCCCGCTGTCTCATCCAATGCTCAGTGAGACGGGGCTGCTATTTGAAGGTTTGGAGCAATTCCGCCAACACCTCGGCGGCCGGCTCACCATCACGATGCTCGACGGCGTCGGCCGCCCGATCAACGTCCACGAAATCGACCGCGGGGCAATGACCGAAGCAATCGAGCGGGTTAGAGTCGTTGCCGGGGGCTCGAAAGTCCACGCCCGATAA
- a CDS encoding ThuA domain-containing protein yields MSEPTRVLIWNEYRHERERQEVRDIYPDGIHGQIAGGIASDDLDIRTATLDEPEQGLSEEVLDWADVVVWWAHLAHLEVEEEIVQRVHQRVLSGMGFVALHSTHDSKIFKRLLGTSCSLKWREANEAEILWNLQPSHPICRGIGERIELDHEEMYGERFDVPEPEELLFLSWFQGGEVFRSGCTWRRGHGRIVYFRPGHETHPTYYNESVLRVIGNAVRWAKRTMNLPTECTNPDPVRSIT; encoded by the coding sequence ATGAGTGAACCAACGCGAGTGCTGATCTGGAACGAGTACCGCCACGAGCGGGAGCGGCAGGAAGTTCGGGACATCTATCCGGACGGTATCCACGGGCAGATCGCCGGCGGTATCGCTTCCGACGACCTCGACATCCGCACGGCAACCTTGGACGAGCCGGAACAGGGGCTAAGCGAAGAGGTGCTCGACTGGGCCGATGTCGTCGTCTGGTGGGCGCATCTCGCTCACCTTGAAGTCGAGGAAGAGATTGTTCAGCGGGTGCATCAACGCGTCCTTTCCGGGATGGGATTTGTCGCGCTGCACTCGACTCATGATTCGAAAATCTTCAAGCGACTGCTCGGCACAAGCTGCTCACTCAAGTGGCGTGAGGCGAACGAGGCGGAGATCCTCTGGAACCTGCAGCCCAGTCACCCGATTTGCCGAGGAATCGGCGAGCGGATCGAACTCGATCATGAAGAGATGTACGGCGAGCGGTTCGACGTCCCCGAGCCGGAAGAGTTGCTATTTCTATCATGGTTCCAAGGAGGCGAAGTCTTTCGCAGCGGCTGCACATGGCGGCGCGGCCACGGTCGGATCGTCTACTTCCGCCCCGGCCACGAAACACATCCTACCTACTATAACGAATCCGTATTAAGAGTGATCGGCAACGCCGTGCGGTGGGCAAAGCGAACTATGAATCTGCCGACCGAATGCACGAACCCCGATCCGGTCCGCTCTATCACTTAA